The following coding sequences are from one Nitrosopumilaceae archaeon window:
- a CDS encoding universal stress protein: protein MSQKNAAIKKILLAIDKSGYKDKATAYAITLAKSLGSEITVIHVIGKSSLGATADVLGYYRGGKLKAFQEALKKDAEKLLDKVVRAGENEGVVVTQQVLIGSPIKKIILDYAKNHKIDLIVIGTKGMTGIEKFLMGSVANDVIAYAHCPVLAVR from the coding sequence ATGTCACAAAAAAATGCGGCAATAAAAAAAATATTATTGGCAATTGATAAATCTGGATACAAAGATAAAGCAACAGCATATGCAATAACACTGGCAAAATCTTTAGGATCTGAAATAACAGTGATTCATGTAATTGGTAAATCCTCACTTGGTGCAACTGCTGATGTCTTAGGTTATTACAGAGGTGGAAAACTGAAGGCATTCCAAGAAGCCTTGAAGAAGGATGCAGAAAAATTACTTGATAAAGTAGTACGGGCAGGAGAAAACGAAGGAGTTGTAGTAACTCAACAAGTCCTGATAGGCTCTCCCATTAAAAAAATCATATTAGATTACGCAAAGAATCACAAAATAGATTTGATAGTTATTGGAACTAAAGGCATGACAGGCATAGAAAAATTCCTCATGGGTAGCGTAGCTAACGATGTAATCGCCTATGCGCATTGTCCTGTATTGGCAGTAAGATAA
- a CDS encoding ParB/RepB/Spo0J family partition protein — protein MKIKNIPLKLIDIADENVRKDHPFGRDVKDQLIKDHLSKFELLQPVVVRFDNASKRYKLLIGRRRFLSLSAKGSREIPAVVTELEGAEAEAASLFENLIRKDLSPIEKAKMVRKLVDSTESGITGVSKKYGLSKSTVSEWLSVLTLAEPLQQAIESGEITLYEAIQIARKPKSLQEKLVNAVSEGKLQEIMIKTGVKRGAPKGLLTIRLVFNPKKKFDKKIWEQLNEQALQNGLDVTDYVKNLLVKRLN, from the coding sequence ATGAAAATAAAGAACATTCCTCTTAAGCTAATAGATATAGCTGATGAAAATGTACGAAAAGATCATCCTTTTGGAAGAGATGTTAAGGACCAGCTGATTAAAGATCATTTATCAAAGTTCGAATTACTGCAACCAGTTGTAGTTAGATTTGATAATGCAAGTAAGAGATACAAGTTGTTAATTGGTCGTAGAAGATTTCTATCACTAAGTGCAAAGGGATCAAGAGAGATCCCTGCGGTAGTAACTGAGCTTGAGGGTGCAGAAGCAGAAGCTGCATCATTGTTTGAAAATCTAATCCGCAAAGATCTGTCCCCAATTGAAAAAGCAAAGATGGTAAGAAAATTGGTTGACTCTACAGAGTCTGGCATTACAGGCGTCTCCAAAAAATATGGATTGTCAAAGAGCACAGTTAGTGAATGGTTAAGTGTTCTGACATTAGCAGAGCCGTTACAGCAAGCAATAGAAAGTGGAGAAATTACACTTTATGAAGCAATACAAATCGCAAGAAAACCAAAATCACTCCAAGAGAAATTGGTAAATGCAGTATCTGAAGGTAAATTACAAGAAATAATGATAAAAACTGGAGTAAAACGTGGAGCGCCAAAAGGTCTTTTGACTATACGTCTTGTTTTTAATCCAAAAAAGAAATTTGACAAAAAGATTTGGGAACAGCTAAATGAACAAGCACTACAAAATGGACTTGATGTCACTGATTATGTCAAAAATTTACTGGTAAAGCGCCTTAATTAG
- the ureC gene encoding urease subunit alpha gives MTLIIPRKQYVDLYGPTKSDKIRLADTELIIEIEKDFQNYGDEIVFGGGKSARDGMGQASGVTSKNSLDLVITNAIIMDPVLGIIKADIGIKNGLIAGIGKAGNPNVMDGVDMVISANTEVIAGEHTICTPGIIDTHIHFISPQQAVEAICSGTTTMIGGGTGPADGTKATTCTPGSWNIHRMLEALDDLPLNFGLLGKGNDSLEPALMEQIAAGACGLKLHEDWGSTPATIDAALRVADKTDTQVAIHTDTLNECGFVDDTIEAIAGRTIHTYHTEGAGGGHAPDIMKIAGKKNILPSSTTPTRPFTVNTLDEHIDMMMVCHHLNPSVREDVAFAESRIRGETIAAEDVLHDIGALSMYSSDSQAMGRVGEVSIRAWQTADKMKKMSSRLTKESEDNDNLRVKRYLSKITINPAITHGISDYVGSLEPGKLADIVIWSPEFFGVKPKMVIKGGFIAYSLMGDPNASIPTPEPVYYRPMFGALGKAIHTTSVTFTSKLAIRNGLSKKIGLKKKLLPVKNCRKIGKKNMLYNNLVPKIEIDPETYKVTVDGKLATTEPSQKLAMARLYHLF, from the coding sequence ATGACATTGATAATTCCAAGAAAACAATATGTTGATCTTTATGGTCCTACAAAGAGCGACAAAATTAGACTAGCTGATACTGAACTTATAATCGAAATTGAAAAAGATTTTCAAAATTATGGTGACGAGATAGTTTTTGGCGGTGGCAAAAGTGCTAGAGACGGAATGGGACAAGCAAGTGGTGTTACTAGTAAAAATTCACTTGATCTAGTAATAACAAATGCAATTATCATGGATCCTGTACTTGGAATTATCAAAGCAGATATTGGTATCAAAAACGGGTTAATAGCTGGAATAGGAAAAGCAGGCAATCCAAACGTCATGGATGGAGTTGACATGGTAATATCTGCAAACACAGAGGTAATAGCTGGAGAACACACTATATGCACTCCTGGAATAATTGATACTCATATTCATTTTATTTCTCCACAACAAGCCGTAGAGGCAATTTGCAGTGGAACTACAACAATGATAGGAGGAGGTACTGGGCCTGCTGATGGTACTAAGGCAACAACATGCACTCCTGGTTCTTGGAACATTCACAGAATGCTTGAAGCTCTGGATGATCTGCCACTAAATTTTGGTCTATTAGGTAAGGGAAATGATTCCTTGGAACCTGCATTAATGGAACAAATTGCAGCAGGAGCTTGTGGTTTGAAATTACATGAGGACTGGGGTTCTACTCCTGCCACTATTGATGCAGCATTACGTGTTGCAGATAAAACTGACACTCAGGTAGCTATCCATACAGACACGCTAAATGAATGCGGTTTTGTTGATGATACAATTGAAGCAATAGCCGGAAGAACAATTCATACTTATCACACAGAAGGTGCTGGTGGTGGACATGCACCAGATATCATGAAAATAGCAGGTAAGAAAAACATTCTTCCTTCTTCTACAACCCCAACAAGACCGTTTACGGTTAATACTCTAGATGAACACATAGATATGATGATGGTTTGTCATCATCTAAATCCCTCTGTAAGAGAGGACGTGGCCTTTGCGGAGTCAAGAATTAGAGGTGAAACAATAGCTGCAGAAGATGTATTACATGATATTGGTGCTCTAAGCATGTATTCTTCTGATAGTCAAGCAATGGGTAGAGTTGGAGAAGTGAGCATCAGAGCATGGCAAACAGCTGATAAAATGAAAAAAATGTCCAGTCGTTTAACAAAAGAATCAGAAGATAACGATAATCTTCGTGTGAAAAGATATCTTTCAAAAATTACCATCAACCCAGCAATAACACATGGAATCTCTGATTATGTTGGTTCTTTAGAGCCAGGAAAATTAGCTGATATTGTGATTTGGAGTCCTGAATTCTTTGGCGTGAAACCTAAAATGGTAATAAAAGGTGGGTTTATAGCTTATTCTTTGATGGGTGATCCCAATGCATCAATTCCAACACCAGAGCCAGTGTATTACCGTCCAATGTTTGGTGCACTTGGAAAAGCAATACATACTACGTCTGTAACTTTTACTTCAAAACTAGCAATACGGAATGGGCTATCAAAAAAAATAGGTTTGAAAAAGAAATTACTTCCAGTTAAAAATTGTAGAAAAATTGGTAAGAAAAATATGCTCTACAATAATTTAGTTCCAAAAATAGAGATTGATCCTGAAACTTACAAAGTTACAGTTGATGGAAAACTAGCCACAACAGAACCATCTCAAAAACTAGCCATGGCAAGATTGTATCACTTGTTTTAG
- a CDS encoding urease subunit beta, with product MIPGEYFLNDTPIIANKGKKTVKIKISNSGDRPIQVGSHTHFFETNKALVFSRERAYGYHLNIPAGTSVRFEPGDTKEVELTEYGGLKTVYGFNGLVNGKLVSKKQIALKKMRKKGFKNIDQK from the coding sequence ATGATCCCAGGAGAATATTTCTTAAATGACACGCCTATTATTGCAAATAAAGGTAAGAAGACTGTAAAGATTAAGATTAGCAACTCTGGGGACAGGCCAATACAGGTAGGCTCTCATACACATTTCTTTGAAACTAATAAGGCTCTTGTCTTCTCTCGCGAGAGGGCATACGGTTATCATTTGAATATACCAGCAGGAACATCAGTTAGGTTTGAACCAGGTGACACAAAAGAGGTAGAATTAACAGAGTACGGTGGTCTGAAAACAGTATATGGATTCAATGGTCTTGTGAATGGCAAACTCGTTTCTAAAAAGCAGATTGCTCTAAAAAAAATGCGAAAAAAAGGATTCAAAAATATTGATCAGAAATGA
- a CDS encoding urease subunit gamma, translating into MIDIDMMLTPREIDKLYIFMTAEVARRRKARGLKLNYVEALALIADHIVEGARDGKSVSELMSSGRKVLTKDDVLPGVPELIKTVQTEATFDDGTKLVTVHDPIV; encoded by the coding sequence ATGATAGATATTGATATGATGCTTACCCCTAGAGAAATTGATAAACTCTATATTTTTATGACAGCTGAAGTTGCACGAAGAAGAAAGGCAAGAGGATTGAAGCTCAACTATGTAGAAGCTTTAGCTCTTATTGCAGATCATATAGTTGAGGGAGCTAGAGATGGAAAATCGGTTTCAGAACTAATGAGCTCAGGAAGAAAAGTGTTAACAAAAGACGATGTGTTACCTGGTGTTCCCGAGTTGATTAAAACAGTACAAACTGAAGCAACTTTTGATGATGGAACCAAGCTTGTCACAGTTCACGATCCGATAGTATAG
- a CDS encoding Urease accessory protein, whose product MLTITSVIGNIFDDKKLMMKFKQMESKKRCERLKISRLELERSRIRKKTDFGTDVGLILDSGTRLYHGDVIISNTNKFIMIEQLPEKVISIRIKKLKKNSTGLITLGHIIGNRHKPIVINNDILYFPIQAHSEVEVFKKLLDVVTNLEIDVEEQIFQPQHGMYMHEH is encoded by the coding sequence ATGCTTACAATCACATCTGTAATAGGAAATATTTTTGACGACAAAAAACTAATGATGAAATTCAAACAAATGGAATCCAAAAAAAGATGTGAAAGACTAAAAATATCACGCCTTGAGTTAGAAAGAAGCAGAATTAGGAAGAAAACAGATTTTGGAACAGATGTAGGTCTTATTCTTGATTCTGGAACAAGACTATATCATGGCGATGTCATAATATCAAATACCAACAAATTCATCATGATTGAACAATTGCCTGAGAAAGTGATCTCTATAAGAATAAAGAAACTAAAGAAAAATTCTACTGGATTAATAACGTTAGGGCATATTATAGGAAATAGACACAAACCAATTGTAATCAATAATGACATTCTATACTTTCCAATTCAAGCGCATTCTGAAGTTGAGGTGTTTAAAAAACTATTAGATGTAGTAACTAATCTAGAGATTGATGTAGAGGAGCAGATTTTTCAACCTCAACATGGAATGTATATGCATGAACACTGA
- a CDS encoding urease accessory UreF family protein: protein MNTDHEFFLMQLADSFFPSGMFGLSNGLESLAKHDRIKNEQDVLNFIEQQIKFQLVPCDCMVFLIAMEAAKNENIEELVEADNRFYSIRLIREVRNTSVRTGSQILNCIIQMTFDKKKSNTAKNFQKKIASNETVGTYPVCLGIAANLLNIPAKSGVRMMLYSFSQSVIAAAIRLGIIEHISGQIILTTLADKINSISTNIKKESLNSLWQLTPVTDIFQMIHEHDDSKMFIT, encoded by the coding sequence ATGAACACTGATCACGAGTTTTTTTTAATGCAGCTGGCAGATTCTTTTTTTCCATCTGGCATGTTTGGACTGTCGAATGGTCTGGAATCACTTGCAAAGCATGATAGAATCAAAAACGAACAAGATGTTTTAAATTTTATTGAACAGCAGATAAAATTTCAACTTGTACCTTGCGATTGTATGGTTTTCTTAATTGCTATGGAGGCTGCAAAAAATGAGAACATTGAAGAACTTGTGGAAGCAGATAACAGATTCTATTCTATAAGACTCATACGAGAAGTAAGAAACACATCTGTTAGAACTGGTTCACAAATACTGAATTGTATTATTCAAATGACATTTGACAAAAAGAAAAGTAACACTGCAAAAAATTTTCAAAAGAAAATAGCATCTAATGAAACTGTTGGAACATATCCTGTTTGTCTAGGAATAGCTGCAAATCTTTTGAATATTCCAGCTAAAAGTGGTGTACGCATGATGCTTTATTCATTTAGCCAAAGTGTCATAGCAGCAGCAATTAGACTGGGAATAATAGAACACATAAGCGGTCAGATAATTCTAACAACGCTTGCCGACAAGATTAATTCTATTTCAACGAACATTAAGAAAGAATCGTTAAACAGCCTTTGGCAACTAACACCTGTGACAGATATTTTTCAAATGATTCATGAACATGATGATTCTAAAATGTTCATTACATAA
- the ureG gene encoding urease accessory protein UreG, with the protein MLKNKKIPKVGIGGPVGSGKTRLIERVVPILIKRGYRCCIISNDVISKEDAERMQRTLSTELKVMPENMIIGIATGGCPHTAIREDPTINLAVIEEIEKKDPTLDLIIIESGGDNVMTTFSPALADYFIYIIDVAGGDKYPRKGGLGIESSDLLVINKIDLATHVGADLAVMERDAKKIRAEKSYVFVNCQTGEGIKQVAENIIKSVLFDKKPIVKKDQIK; encoded by the coding sequence ATGTTAAAAAATAAAAAAATACCGAAAGTTGGAATTGGTGGTCCTGTAGGATCTGGAAAAACACGTCTAATTGAGAGAGTGGTACCCATTCTCATAAAAAGAGGTTACAGGTGCTGCATAATATCAAATGATGTAATATCAAAGGAAGATGCAGAAAGAATGCAACGAACGTTATCTACAGAGCTGAAAGTTATGCCTGAAAACATGATTATAGGAATAGCCACAGGTGGTTGTCCACATACTGCTATACGTGAAGATCCGACAATAAATTTGGCAGTAATTGAAGAAATCGAAAAGAAAGATCCTACTCTTGATCTGATTATTATTGAAAGTGGAGGCGACAATGTCATGACCACTTTTAGTCCTGCACTTGCAGATTATTTCATTTACATAATAGACGTAGCTGGAGGAGACAAGTATCCAAGAAAAGGCGGATTGGGAATAGAAAGTAGCGATTTACTTGTGATCAACAAAATTGATCTTGCAACACATGTAGGAGCAGATCTTGCTGTAATGGAAAGGGATGCAAAAAAAATACGAGCAGAAAAATCCTATGTTTTTGTTAATTGTCAGACAGGTGAAGGCATAAAACAAGTCGCTGAAAACATAATCAAATCAGTACTGTTTGATAAAAAACCAATTGTCAAAAAGGATCAAATAAAATGA
- a CDS encoding urease accessory protein UreD produces the protein MNSQIPDIFKNYVNKKLKMPGQNGTIEIEIQVNEDSKTYIKSLLSKAPFLIQKAMYPDTDYPNFAHIYIMSSSGGILQGDEQKIDVVMGMNSSARITTQSATKIYKMDGGYASQYINIHNQEGSYLEFIPHQIIPFKSSRFYQEVNLEVADNAILIYSEIISAGRIASGEKFDFDLCFLRTSAYRNGKMLFTDVMSLNKKDKSNLESVFGGKTIFSTVYIIGNSIQIESIVDKINLATKSDSLLASSSSLPYDSGIIVRMLADSVSEIISLTESISGILRSVAKKNYKIEPTISNSSIDIA, from the coding sequence ATGAATTCACAAATTCCAGATATTTTCAAGAATTATGTAAACAAGAAATTAAAGATGCCAGGTCAAAATGGTACTATAGAGATAGAGATTCAAGTAAATGAAGATTCTAAAACATACATTAAATCACTGCTGTCAAAAGCACCATTTTTGATTCAAAAAGCGATGTATCCTGATACAGATTACCCAAATTTTGCCCACATCTACATAATGTCATCTTCTGGAGGTATTTTGCAGGGAGATGAACAGAAAATTGATGTTGTCATGGGTATGAACTCATCAGCAAGAATTACCACTCAATCAGCAACTAAAATTTACAAGATGGATGGTGGTTATGCTTCTCAATACATTAACATACATAATCAGGAAGGGAGTTATCTGGAATTTATTCCACATCAGATCATACCATTTAAGTCATCTAGATTTTATCAGGAAGTAAATCTTGAGGTTGCAGATAATGCAATTTTGATCTACTCTGAAATTATATCCGCAGGTAGAATTGCGTCTGGTGAAAAGTTTGATTTTGATCTATGCTTTCTTCGTACATCAGCTTATAGAAATGGTAAGATGCTGTTTACAGATGTCATGAGTTTGAATAAGAAAGATAAATCAAATCTTGAATCTGTATTTGGAGGAAAGACTATCTTTTCTACCGTTTACATAATTGGAAATTCTATTCAAATAGAAAGCATTGTAGACAAGATTAATTTAGCAACCAAAAGTGATTCATTATTAGCTAGCTCTTCGTCTTTACCTTATGATTCTGGTATTATTGTGAGAATGCTTGCTGATTCTGTTTCTGAAATCATATCTCTAACAGAATCTATATCTGGTATTCTTAGAAGTGTTGCCAAAAAAAATTATAAAATAGAACCTACAATTTCAAATTCGTCAATAGATATCGCATAA
- the thsB gene encoding thermosome subunit beta, which translates to MSSTRDLLGGGTQYSVGDEVRRYNLLAGKLIADLIKSSFGPRGFEKMYIDLLGEVTLTKSGSTILRKIDVEHPAAKTMIDASNSVDNEVGDGTISVVILAGSLLEKAEKLLDLGMSPSTIETGYKKAAEQSLDIVRSIAKLYNYKNKEVMIRLAETCLRSKAISVLCEKKSVAKLVTEAFCTIADFTNKKIEPDDIKIEEKPGNTSDIELIRGVVIDKTIDHSAMPRLIEKAKILLINEELDNERTKTDAEITINTPQEMQTYISKENDDVKEKTQKIINSGANVVISQKGISLLAQHYLSRAGIISLRRVKENDLHWLSKASGGLITNDLDIITEKHLGFADKVYEKFVGDDKMVFVEGCKNPKSVTILLRATSKRILDEYHRSVVDAITVLKDFFISPSIVAGGGSTETIIANELRKRSFLIEGRKQTVIQNFADALEEIPLTLARNSGMNLVDTIAQLRNKNSEHNNGSVHSWYGIDAIERKVGEMYSKDIIEPLVVKEQIIKTAVEVASLLIRVDEVVMKKPAMYTHTHGDGTTHSHTKGNKPHDHFDKLGKMQRPSHHYY; encoded by the coding sequence ATGAGTTCTACAAGAGATTTGCTTGGAGGCGGTACACAATATTCTGTAGGAGATGAGGTTAGAAGATACAATCTACTTGCAGGCAAATTAATTGCAGATCTCATCAAAAGTTCATTTGGACCAAGAGGATTTGAAAAAATGTATATTGATCTTTTGGGCGAAGTTACTCTTACTAAAAGTGGTTCTACAATATTGCGCAAAATTGACGTTGAGCACCCTGCCGCCAAGACTATGATAGATGCATCAAATTCAGTTGATAATGAAGTAGGGGATGGAACAATATCTGTAGTTATTTTAGCTGGTTCTCTTCTTGAAAAAGCAGAAAAATTATTGGATCTGGGCATGTCTCCTTCTACAATTGAGACAGGATACAAAAAAGCAGCAGAGCAGTCACTTGATATTGTAAGATCAATTGCGAAATTATATAATTATAAAAATAAAGAAGTGATGATTAGATTAGCTGAAACATGTTTACGATCAAAGGCTATTTCGGTACTATGTGAAAAAAAATCTGTAGCGAAATTAGTGACTGAGGCATTTTGTACAATAGCAGATTTTACAAATAAAAAAATTGAGCCAGATGACATAAAGATAGAAGAAAAACCAGGTAATACGTCAGATATTGAACTAATCAGAGGAGTAGTTATTGACAAAACAATAGATCATTCTGCTATGCCAAGATTAATTGAGAAAGCTAAGATTCTTTTGATTAACGAAGAACTTGATAATGAGAGAACCAAAACTGATGCAGAAATAACAATCAACACACCGCAAGAAATGCAAACATACATTTCAAAAGAAAATGATGATGTCAAGGAAAAAACTCAAAAGATAATCAATTCTGGTGCAAATGTTGTAATTTCCCAAAAAGGGATCAGTCTATTGGCTCAACACTATTTGTCTAGGGCAGGCATAATATCACTTCGTCGAGTAAAAGAAAATGATCTCCATTGGCTATCAAAAGCAAGTGGTGGTCTAATAACAAATGATCTTGATATCATAACTGAAAAACATCTGGGATTTGCAGACAAAGTTTATGAAAAATTCGTAGGCGATGACAAAATGGTATTTGTAGAGGGATGTAAAAACCCAAAATCAGTCACTATCTTATTGAGAGCAACTTCTAAAAGAATACTTGATGAGTATCATCGTTCAGTAGTTGATGCTATTACAGTTCTAAAAGATTTCTTTATCAGCCCATCAATAGTAGCTGGTGGAGGTTCCACTGAAACAATTATTGCAAATGAGCTTAGAAAAAGATCATTTTTGATTGAAGGAAGAAAACAAACCGTAATTCAAAATTTTGCTGATGCTCTAGAAGAAATTCCATTAACCTTAGCTAGAAATTCTGGAATGAATCTAGTTGACACAATTGCTCAATTGAGAAACAAAAACTCTGAACACAACAATGGAAGTGTTCACTCATGGTACGGAATAGATGCAATTGAGAGAAAAGTTGGAGAAATGTACTCTAAAGATATTATCGAACCTCTTGTGGTAAAAGAACAAATAATTAAAACAGCTGTTGAAGTAGCATCATTATTAATTCGTGTAGATGAAGTTGTTATGAAAAAACCTGCCATGTACACCCACACACATGGTGATGGTACTACTCATTCTCATACAAAAGGAAACAAGCCACATGATCACTTTGATAAGCTTGGTAAGATGCAACGACCATCTCACCATTATTATTAA
- a CDS encoding arginine decarboxylase, pyruvoyl-dependent: protein MLDLVAKKMFLTSGKGVHQDQLTSFEYALRDAGIPNTNLVLISSIFPPGAKIISRAEGLKLIRPGSVQFVIYARQQSNEPHRLMAASVGLAEPSDKKKWGYLSEYHSFGETGKEAGDYAEDIAAQMLASSLGIPFDVDKNWDEKRQQWKVSGQIYKTRNITQSAIGDSRGRWTTVFAAAVLIL, encoded by the coding sequence ATGCTAGATTTAGTTGCAAAAAAAATGTTCCTTACAAGTGGTAAAGGAGTACATCAAGACCAGCTTACAAGTTTTGAATATGCATTACGAGACGCTGGTATCCCAAATACGAATTTGGTGTTAATTTCAAGTATATTTCCACCGGGTGCAAAAATAATTTCTCGTGCAGAGGGGCTGAAGCTTATACGTCCAGGTAGCGTTCAATTTGTAATCTATGCACGACAACAATCCAATGAACCACATCGACTGATGGCAGCTTCAGTTGGATTGGCAGAACCAAGTGACAAGAAAAAATGGGGATATCTATCTGAATATCATTCTTTTGGAGAAACAGGAAAAGAAGCTGGTGATTATGCTGAAGATATAGCCGCACAGATGTTAGCCTCATCTCTGGGAATACCATTTGATGTAGACAAGAATTGGGATGAGAAAAGACAACAGTGGAAAGTATCTGGCCAGATATACAAGACTAGAAATATCACTCAGAGTGCAATTGGAGATTCCAGGGGAAGATGGACTACAGTCTTTGCCGCTGCTGTCTTGATTCTTTAA
- the speY gene encoding deoxyhypusine synthase, with translation MDYHNFHGKNIPHIEINPDMKIDDLVEIYANSGYNARQLGEAAKLFSKMIEDDATICLTIAGAMTPVGFGGLFKSLIEKGFVDWIISTGSNLYHEDHFAWNLPVKQGHFEVDDMILYQKDIVRIRDVYIKGEETLKKQDLIVQKMFENNSMEKPFTTAEFANWMGKYSKEYSKHPERSFVVSAYDYDVPLYISTLKDSSLALDLAPLRLANKPFALDFVREIIEQAAILYNSKKAGIVEIGGGVPKNTAQQTGPLLDQILGLGHGGQNYIIQITDARPDTGGLSGATLQEGKSWGKVKDSHEDVIVVYADATIAFPVLCLYALSKESSRKPKRLYKKLGQYYEELSKSYFNKKKSSKP, from the coding sequence ATGGATTATCATAATTTTCATGGAAAAAACATTCCTCACATAGAAATAAACCCAGACATGAAAATAGATGATCTTGTAGAAATCTATGCAAATTCGGGTTATAACGCAAGACAGCTTGGCGAAGCTGCTAAGCTGTTCTCCAAGATGATTGAAGATGATGCGACAATATGTCTTACTATTGCTGGTGCCATGACTCCAGTTGGGTTTGGAGGTCTGTTCAAATCTCTTATTGAAAAAGGGTTTGTGGATTGGATAATATCTACAGGTTCTAATTTGTATCATGAAGATCATTTTGCATGGAATCTACCTGTAAAACAGGGGCATTTTGAAGTAGATGATATGATTCTTTATCAAAAAGATATTGTCAGGATAAGAGACGTCTATATCAAAGGGGAAGAAACGCTCAAGAAACAAGATTTGATTGTACAAAAAATGTTTGAAAATAATTCTATGGAAAAACCATTCACTACTGCAGAATTTGCAAACTGGATGGGCAAATATTCAAAAGAATATTCAAAACATCCAGAAAGAAGCTTTGTTGTTTCTGCGTATGATTATGATGTACCGCTCTACATTTCAACATTAAAAGACTCTTCACTTGCACTTGATCTTGCACCTCTTAGACTTGCTAACAAACCATTTGCATTAGATTTTGTAAGAGAAATAATTGAACAGGCAGCAATTTTGTACAATTCAAAAAAGGCAGGAATTGTAGAGATAGGTGGTGGTGTACCCAAAAATACTGCACAGCAGACAGGTCCACTATTAGATCAGATCTTGGGTCTAGGTCATGGTGGACAAAATTATATCATTCAGATTACCGACGCTAGACCAGATACTGGAGGTCTATCTGGTGCAACACTTCAAGAGGGGAAGAGTTGGGGCAAGGTAAAAGATTCTCATGAGGATGTCATTGTAGTTTATGCAGATGCTACTATAGCGTTTCCGGTTCTGTGTTTGTATGCACTAAGTAAGGAAAGTTCACGAAAGCCAAAACGATTGTACAAGAAATTAGGACAATATTACGAGGAGCTTTCTAAAAGTTATTTTAACAAAAAGAAATCAAGTAAACCATAA